The proteins below are encoded in one region of Microbacterium pygmaeum:
- a CDS encoding sirohydrochlorin chelatase — translation MPTPRVRTILVGGHESADGAHLVRLEALLEDTRTARPGRQFHNQVSEARSAGETVVVVPMTFGRNPTMIADTAKTLRWLGPRHPHRLALAAPFGTTDHLTAWVRTAANTARAEHPDAALVVVAPRSNPFDEAELHRIAYLAATHGAADEVFPAILDSDRALAPVIDRLQRLGITRSAIVPAGFASTATEAFGAGEYAGARFAGPLMSDAAIARTVRTRVADALTALAAGHDGIAAGLDADHGHGYAHSHAFEESGHAHTHSHGGYAHAHARPHSHGGSGDSTHTHADGATHDHDHDGLHAHVHAS, via the coding sequence GTGCCCACCCCTCGCGTCCGGACGATCCTCGTCGGCGGGCACGAAAGCGCCGATGGCGCACACCTGGTGCGCCTCGAGGCACTGCTCGAGGACACCCGTACCGCACGGCCGGGGCGGCAGTTCCACAATCAGGTGAGCGAGGCGCGCTCGGCGGGCGAGACCGTCGTGGTCGTGCCGATGACGTTCGGGCGGAACCCCACCATGATCGCCGACACCGCCAAGACGCTCCGTTGGCTCGGGCCGCGGCATCCGCATCGCCTCGCCCTTGCGGCACCCTTCGGGACGACCGACCATCTCACCGCGTGGGTGCGCACGGCAGCCAACACCGCGCGAGCGGAGCATCCGGATGCTGCGCTGGTCGTCGTCGCGCCACGGTCCAATCCCTTCGACGAGGCCGAACTGCACCGCATCGCCTACCTGGCCGCCACGCACGGCGCGGCGGACGAGGTGTTCCCGGCGATCCTCGACTCGGACCGCGCCCTTGCGCCCGTGATCGACCGCCTGCAGCGTCTCGGCATCACCCGGTCGGCGATCGTGCCCGCCGGGTTCGCCTCCACAGCCACGGAGGCGTTCGGAGCGGGCGAGTACGCGGGCGCGCGGTTCGCCGGCCCGCTCATGTCCGATGCCGCGATCGCCAGGACGGTGCGCACGCGTGTGGCAGACGCGCTGACCGCCCTCGCCGCCGGGCATGACGGCATCGCCGCTGGACTGGACGCCGATCACGGACACGGCTACGCGCACTCGCACGCCTTCGAGGAGTCCGGGCACGCGCACACGCACTCGCACGGCGGGTACGCGCACGCGCACGCGCGCCCGCACTCGCACGGCGGGAGCGGCGATTCCACGCACACGCATGCCGACGGCGCCACGCACGATCACGACCACGACGGGCTGCACGCCCATGTCCACGCGTCATAG
- a CDS encoding urease subunit gamma — protein MDLTPREIDKLYVYQVAELARRRRDRGTKLNISEAQALVTEAILEAARDGKSVADCMELGKKVVTVDECMPGVRERITLLQVEATFPDGTKLVSCHDPIAG, from the coding sequence ATGGACCTGACCCCGCGCGAGATCGACAAGCTGTACGTCTACCAGGTTGCGGAGTTGGCCCGACGTCGTCGCGATCGCGGCACGAAGCTCAACATCAGCGAAGCGCAGGCCCTGGTCACCGAGGCGATCCTCGAGGCCGCGCGCGACGGCAAGTCGGTCGCCGACTGCATGGAGCTGGGCAAGAAGGTCGTCACGGTCGACGAGTGCATGCCGGGCGTGCGCGAGCGCATCACCCTGCTGCAGGTGGAGGCGACGTTCCCGGACGGCACGAAGCTGGTCTCGTGCCACGACCCGATCGCCGGCTGA
- a CDS encoding FAD-dependent oxidoreductase → MDERAPFVVIGGGVMGLSTAWALSRRGERPIVLERFARGHAQGASHGATRNFNNAYADEHYLDLLARAREGWDALGSVGGEPLLRLHGLVSHGSGAALGSAAKEGAAPGVAAIHAQLHDRGIPAELLDGTEAARRWPGMRFEETVLYSPDAGVARAAAALGELERRIVEAGGEVRWQSPALSIDQDADGVTIRTESGTIRAGTAVVTVGAWSSSTLGGLGIPLPALTVTEENPAHFTPRDPREPWPSFNHFVAPGAWPANVYGMPTPGEGVKVGFHAIGDEVDPDARPFRLDKHAGLLAEYVRDWMPGLDPASAVHLSCTYTSTRDEAFVLDRTGRVVFGAGFSGQGFKFAPGVGAVLADLALDPAARAAPAFRLR, encoded by the coding sequence ATGGATGAGCGCGCGCCCTTCGTCGTGATCGGTGGCGGTGTCATGGGTCTGTCGACGGCCTGGGCGCTGAGCCGCCGCGGCGAGCGGCCGATCGTGCTCGAGCGCTTCGCTCGGGGGCATGCGCAGGGTGCGTCGCACGGCGCGACGCGCAACTTCAACAACGCGTACGCGGACGAGCACTACCTGGATCTCCTGGCCCGCGCCCGCGAGGGCTGGGACGCGCTGGGTTCCGTCGGCGGCGAGCCGCTGCTCCGGCTGCACGGACTGGTCTCGCATGGTTCCGGCGCGGCGCTGGGCAGCGCGGCGAAGGAAGGCGCCGCTCCGGGGGTGGCGGCGATCCACGCGCAACTGCACGACCGCGGCATCCCGGCCGAACTCCTCGACGGGACCGAGGCCGCGCGCCGCTGGCCGGGGATGCGCTTCGAGGAGACCGTGCTGTACTCCCCCGACGCCGGCGTCGCCCGGGCCGCGGCCGCGCTCGGAGAACTCGAGCGCCGCATCGTCGAAGCGGGCGGGGAGGTGCGCTGGCAGAGTCCCGCGCTCTCGATCGACCAGGATGCGGACGGTGTGACGATTCGCACCGAGTCCGGCACCATCCGCGCTGGGACGGCCGTCGTCACGGTCGGGGCCTGGTCATCGTCGACGCTCGGCGGTCTCGGCATCCCCCTGCCTGCACTCACCGTCACCGAGGAGAACCCCGCGCATTTCACGCCGCGCGATCCGCGCGAGCCGTGGCCGTCGTTCAACCACTTCGTCGCTCCGGGCGCGTGGCCGGCGAACGTCTACGGCATGCCGACACCCGGCGAGGGAGTGAAGGTCGGCTTCCACGCGATCGGCGACGAGGTCGACCCGGATGCCCGGCCGTTCCGGCTCGACAAGCACGCGGGGCTGCTCGCCGAGTACGTCCGGGATTGGATGCCGGGGCTCGATCCCGCCTCAGCGGTGCACCTGAGCTGCACCTACACGTCGACCCGCGATGAGGCGTTCGTGCTCGACCGCACGGGTCGCGTGGTGTTCGGCGCGGGGTTCTCCGGTCAGGGGTTCAAGTTCGCCCCGGGCGTCGGCGCGGTGCTGGCCGATCTCGCGCTCGACCCGGCGGCGCGCGCCGCACCTGCGTTCCGCCTGCGCTGA
- a CDS encoding ABC-F family ATP-binding cassette domain-containing protein, with product MGYIDINGVGFSLPDGRPLLDDVSFRVGEGSTTALIGANGAGKTTLLRIIRGEEAAHAGAVTIGGALGVMDQFVGHGAPGATVHELLIDVAPRRIRAAALELEAAEAAIIENDDLDAQLRYATALADYADARGYEHETVWDQCTVAALGVPFERARFRELTTLSGGEQKRLVLEVLLRGPDDVLLLDEPDNYLDVPGKRWLEAQLKATAKTVLLVSHDRELLARAADRIVTLETGAAGSTAWVHGGSFSTYHRARTDRMDRLDEQRRRWDEEHAKIKALVAAMKVKATSSDEFASRYRAAQTRLAKFEEAGPPQERPPEQDLQLRLRGARTGKRAVVAEGLELTGLMKPFDLEVWFGDRVAVLGSNGSGKSHFLRLLARGGTEPDARLGHITSAAAGLESVAHAGRGILGARVVPGWFAQTHRHPEFAGRTLLELLHKGDDNRPGMPRDAASSALDRYGLVAQAQQNFETLSGGQQARFQILRLELSGTTLLLLDEPTDNLDIASAEALELALSRFEGTVLAVTHDRWFARSFERFLVFGSDGTVYESDQPVWDENRVARAR from the coding sequence ATGGGCTACATCGACATCAACGGCGTCGGCTTCTCGCTGCCCGACGGCAGGCCGTTGCTGGATGACGTCTCGTTCCGGGTCGGCGAGGGATCGACCACGGCGCTGATCGGTGCCAACGGTGCGGGCAAGACCACGCTGCTGCGCATCATCCGCGGCGAGGAGGCCGCGCACGCGGGCGCTGTCACGATCGGCGGTGCGCTGGGCGTCATGGATCAGTTCGTCGGGCACGGCGCTCCCGGTGCCACCGTGCACGAGCTGCTCATCGATGTGGCGCCCCGGCGCATCCGCGCCGCCGCGCTGGAACTCGAGGCGGCAGAGGCGGCGATCATCGAGAATGACGACCTCGACGCGCAGCTGCGGTACGCGACGGCGCTCGCCGACTACGCCGATGCCAGAGGGTACGAGCACGAGACCGTCTGGGACCAGTGCACGGTCGCGGCGCTCGGGGTCCCGTTCGAACGCGCGCGGTTCCGCGAGCTGACGACGCTCTCGGGTGGCGAGCAGAAGCGGCTCGTGCTCGAGGTGCTGCTGCGAGGCCCTGATGACGTGCTGCTGCTGGACGAGCCGGACAACTATCTCGATGTGCCGGGCAAGCGATGGCTCGAAGCGCAGCTGAAAGCCACTGCGAAGACCGTGCTGCTGGTCTCGCACGACCGCGAGCTGCTGGCGCGCGCCGCGGATCGCATCGTGACGCTCGAGACCGGCGCCGCAGGCAGCACGGCGTGGGTGCACGGCGGGAGCTTCTCCACGTATCACCGCGCGCGCACCGATCGGATGGACCGGCTCGACGAGCAGCGACGTCGCTGGGACGAGGAGCACGCCAAGATCAAGGCGCTCGTGGCGGCGATGAAGGTCAAGGCGACATCCAGCGACGAGTTCGCGTCGCGATACCGTGCCGCCCAGACCCGGCTCGCGAAGTTCGAGGAGGCGGGGCCGCCACAGGAGCGCCCACCCGAACAGGACCTGCAGCTGCGGCTGCGCGGCGCCCGCACCGGAAAGCGCGCCGTGGTGGCCGAGGGGCTGGAACTCACCGGCCTCATGAAGCCTTTCGACCTGGAGGTATGGTTCGGCGACCGGGTCGCGGTACTCGGATCCAACGGGTCCGGGAAGTCGCACTTCCTGCGGCTGCTCGCGCGCGGCGGGACCGAGCCGGATGCTCGACTCGGCCACATCACGTCGGCAGCGGCGGGCCTGGAGTCGGTGGCGCATGCCGGTCGAGGCATCCTGGGCGCACGCGTCGTTCCCGGCTGGTTCGCGCAGACGCACCGGCATCCGGAATTCGCGGGGCGGACGCTGCTCGAGCTGCTGCACAAGGGAGACGACAACCGGCCGGGGATGCCGCGCGATGCCGCGAGCTCGGCCCTGGACCGTTACGGGCTCGTCGCCCAGGCACAGCAGAACTTCGAGACGCTGTCGGGCGGCCAGCAGGCACGGTTCCAGATCCTGCGGCTCGAGCTGTCCGGGACGACCCTGCTCCTGCTGGATGAGCCCACCGACAACCTCGACATCGCCTCCGCCGAGGCGCTCGAGCTCGCGTTGTCGCGGTTCGAGGGCACCGTGCTCGCGGTCACGCACGACCGCTGGTTCGCCCGATCGTTCGAGCGGTTCCTGGTCTTCGGATCCGACGGGACCGTCTACGAATCGGACCAGCCGGTGTGGGACGAGAACCGCGTGGCGCGGGCGCGCTGA
- a CDS encoding DUF2277 domain-containing protein produces MCRNIHTLHNFEPAATNDEIQAAALQYVRKIAGTTKPSKANQEAFDRAVHEIAHITGHLLQDLVAVTPPKNREEEAAKARARAIASGRYSAA; encoded by the coding sequence ATGTGCCGGAACATCCACACCCTTCACAACTTCGAGCCCGCTGCCACGAACGACGAGATCCAGGCGGCGGCGCTGCAGTACGTCCGCAAGATCGCGGGGACGACCAAGCCGTCCAAGGCGAACCAGGAGGCCTTCGACCGGGCCGTGCATGAGATCGCCCACATCACCGGGCATCTGCTGCAGGATCTCGTGGCTGTGACCCCGCCGAAGAACCGCGAGGAGGAAGCGGCCAAGGCCCGCGCGCGGGCGATCGCCTCGGGGCGGTACTCGGCCGCGTAG
- a CDS encoding TMEM175 family protein, whose amino-acid sequence MARQAKHRYYAAARVEAYTDAVFAIAATLLVLDLTTTAIGAVQTDAELWAALGGMWETFLSFGISFALLSGLWVIHMSQFRDIGRADATLLWLNNARLLFVVLIPFTTSLVDEYSGLLAGRVLLPINFFFAVLLGAATWTWAAAKGGHLLKEEARGDAADQNIGGTVAVFCGALTVAFSPWFGSWAFVAFVLNGPLTAIIQRRRSRRLAARSQG is encoded by the coding sequence ATGGCACGGCAGGCGAAGCACAGGTATTACGCGGCGGCGCGGGTCGAGGCCTATACCGACGCGGTGTTCGCGATCGCCGCGACGCTGCTCGTCCTGGATCTAACCACGACGGCCATCGGTGCCGTCCAGACCGACGCCGAGCTGTGGGCGGCGCTGGGCGGGATGTGGGAGACGTTCCTGTCCTTCGGCATCAGCTTCGCCCTCCTGAGCGGCCTCTGGGTGATCCACATGAGCCAATTCCGCGACATCGGCCGCGCTGACGCGACGCTCCTCTGGCTGAACAACGCGCGCCTGCTGTTCGTCGTGCTCATCCCCTTCACCACGAGTCTGGTGGACGAGTACTCCGGGCTCCTGGCCGGACGAGTGCTCCTGCCCATCAACTTCTTCTTCGCCGTCCTGCTGGGGGCTGCCACCTGGACCTGGGCCGCGGCCAAAGGCGGACACCTGCTGAAGGAGGAGGCCAGAGGGGATGCCGCGGACCAGAACATCGGCGGGACGGTCGCCGTGTTCTGCGGGGCTCTGACCGTCGCCTTCTCGCCCTGGTTCGGTTCATGGGCCTTCGTGGCCTTCGTCCTGAACGGTCCGCTCACCGCGATCATCCAACGCCGCCGCTCAAGGCGCCTCGCCGCCCGATCGCAGGGCTGA
- the guaB gene encoding IMP dehydrogenase — MEHNDPFGFVGLTYDDVLLLPGHTDVIPSEADTSSRVTRRITVATPLLSSAMDTVTESRMAIAIAREGGIGILHRNLSIEEQAAQVDRVKRSESGMISNPITTTPDATIDEVESLCAQFRISGLPVVDPDGRLVGIVTNRDMRFVSGFERSTTLVKDVMTSDGLVTAPVGIGANDVIALFAKHRVEKLPLIDDEGKLAGLITVKDFDKSEKYPLATKDEQGRLRVGAAIGFFGDAWQRAEALRDAGVDVLVVDTANGQSAGVIDLVTRLKADPTFAHIDVIGGNVATREGAQALIDAGVDAVKVGVGPGSICTTRVVAGVGVPQVTAVYEASLAAREAGIPVIADGGLQYSGDIAKALVAGADTVMLGSLLAGTDESPGEIVFQGGKQFKQYRGMGSLGAMQTRGKKTSYSKDRYFQADVPSDDKLIPEGIEGQVAYRGPVAAVAYQLIGGLRQSMFYVGARTIDELKAKGKFVRITAAGLKESHPHDVQIVVEAPNYKK, encoded by the coding sequence ATGGAGCACAACGACCCGTTCGGTTTCGTCGGACTCACGTACGACGACGTCCTCCTGCTGCCCGGTCACACCGACGTGATCCCGAGCGAGGCCGACACCTCGTCCCGCGTGACCCGGCGCATCACGGTCGCGACCCCGCTGCTCTCCAGCGCGATGGACACCGTCACCGAATCCCGGATGGCGATCGCGATCGCGCGTGAGGGCGGCATCGGCATCCTGCATCGCAACCTCTCCATCGAGGAGCAGGCCGCGCAGGTCGACCGCGTGAAGCGCAGCGAGTCGGGCATGATCTCGAACCCGATCACGACGACGCCCGACGCGACCATCGACGAGGTCGAGTCGCTGTGCGCGCAGTTCCGCATCTCGGGACTGCCGGTGGTCGACCCCGACGGCCGCCTGGTCGGCATCGTCACCAACCGCGACATGCGGTTCGTCTCGGGCTTCGAGCGCTCCACGACGCTCGTCAAGGACGTCATGACCAGCGACGGCCTGGTCACCGCGCCGGTGGGCATCGGCGCCAACGACGTGATCGCGCTGTTCGCCAAGCACCGCGTCGAGAAGCTGCCGCTCATCGACGACGAGGGCAAGCTCGCCGGTCTCATCACCGTCAAGGACTTCGACAAGAGCGAGAAGTATCCGCTCGCCACGAAGGACGAGCAGGGACGCCTGCGCGTCGGCGCTGCGATCGGCTTCTTCGGCGACGCCTGGCAACGCGCCGAGGCGCTGCGGGATGCCGGCGTCGACGTCCTCGTGGTCGACACCGCCAACGGCCAGTCCGCCGGGGTCATCGATCTCGTCACGCGGCTCAAGGCCGATCCGACGTTCGCGCACATCGACGTCATCGGCGGCAACGTCGCCACCCGCGAGGGCGCGCAGGCGCTGATCGACGCCGGTGTCGACGCCGTGAAGGTCGGCGTGGGTCCCGGCTCGATCTGCACCACGCGCGTCGTGGCCGGAGTCGGCGTGCCGCAGGTGACCGCGGTGTACGAGGCATCCCTCGCCGCCCGCGAAGCGGGCATCCCGGTCATCGCCGACGGAGGCCTGCAGTACTCGGGCGACATCGCGAAGGCCCTGGTGGCCGGCGCCGACACGGTCATGCTCGGCTCGCTCCTGGCCGGCACCGACGAGTCGCCCGGCGAGATCGTCTTCCAGGGCGGCAAGCAGTTCAAGCAGTACCGCGGCATGGGATCGCTCGGCGCGATGCAGACCCGCGGGAAGAAGACCTCCTACTCGAAGGACCGCTACTTCCAGGCCGACGTGCCCTCGGACGATAAGCTCATCCCGGAGGGAATCGAGGGCCAGGTCGCCTACCGCGGACCGGTCGCCGCCGTCGCCTACCAGCTGATCGGGGGTCTGCGTCAGTCGATGTTCTACGTCGGCGCCCGCACGATCGACGAGCTCAAGGCGAAGGGCAAGTTCGTCCGGATCACCGCGGCGGGGCTGAAGGAGTCGCACCCGCACGACGTGCAGATCGTCGTCGAGGCGCCCAACTACAAGAAGTAG
- a CDS encoding branched-chain amino acid ABC transporter permease codes for MSPTTSHVRRVQPWLVAVLGALLAAAIVFLSAPGAFAAAPDTPGGDQEATDFYFGGVITFEEKGVPDVTVSVSGGGFEAETITDAEGRWRLYVPEKETYTLTVDESTLPDGVIVDGESASQEVEFGLTGSKIVNLFLGEGERVTQSFFDQLMVRLVNGLNFGLLLALAAMGASLIYGTTGLSNFAHGEMVTWGALMALVLTSFWSLPFWIGIILAVVMGGVLGLVLDAGLWRPLRRRGLGVVQLMIVSIGLSLALRYTFQYFIGGRTYQLPGASPAPIQFGPISLSYIDLISMGVSIVVILFVAYFLLGTRIGKATRAISDNPQLASASGINVDRVIRIVWVLAGVLAALSGILWAYFRPGVKWDMGTQMLLLIFAAITLGGLGTAFGALLGALIVGIVVEVSTLWIPSDLKYAGALVVLILILLVRPQGLLGRKERLG; via the coding sequence GTGAGTCCCACGACTTCACACGTTCGACGGGTCCAGCCCTGGCTGGTCGCCGTTCTCGGCGCGCTGCTGGCAGCCGCGATTGTGTTCCTGAGTGCCCCGGGCGCGTTCGCCGCGGCGCCGGACACGCCAGGCGGCGATCAGGAGGCGACGGACTTCTACTTCGGCGGTGTCATCACCTTCGAGGAGAAGGGCGTGCCGGATGTGACCGTGTCGGTCTCCGGCGGTGGCTTCGAAGCCGAGACCATCACCGACGCCGAGGGCCGCTGGCGCCTGTACGTCCCCGAGAAGGAGACCTACACGCTCACCGTCGACGAGTCGACGCTCCCGGACGGCGTGATCGTCGACGGCGAGTCCGCCTCGCAGGAGGTGGAGTTCGGACTCACCGGTTCGAAGATCGTGAACCTGTTCCTCGGTGAGGGTGAACGCGTCACGCAATCGTTCTTCGACCAGTTGATGGTGCGCCTCGTGAACGGGCTGAACTTCGGGCTGCTGCTGGCGCTGGCCGCGATGGGCGCATCGCTCATCTACGGCACCACCGGCCTGTCGAACTTCGCCCACGGCGAGATGGTGACCTGGGGCGCCCTGATGGCGCTGGTCCTCACCTCTTTCTGGTCCCTGCCCTTCTGGATCGGGATCATCCTGGCGGTGGTCATGGGCGGCGTGCTCGGGCTCGTGTTGGATGCCGGCCTCTGGCGACCACTCAGGCGAAGAGGCCTCGGGGTCGTTCAGCTGATGATCGTCAGCATCGGCCTCTCGCTCGCTCTGCGCTACACGTTCCAGTACTTCATCGGCGGCAGGACCTACCAGCTGCCCGGCGCGAGCCCCGCGCCCATCCAGTTCGGGCCGATCTCGCTGTCGTACATCGACCTCATCAGCATGGGCGTCAGCATCGTCGTCATCCTGTTCGTGGCGTACTTCCTGCTGGGCACCCGGATCGGCAAGGCGACGCGCGCGATCTCGGACAACCCGCAGCTCGCCTCGGCATCGGGCATCAACGTCGATCGCGTCATCCGCATCGTGTGGGTCCTCGCCGGCGTCCTGGCGGCGCTCTCCGGCATCCTGTGGGCGTACTTCCGCCCCGGCGTGAAATGGGACATGGGCACGCAGATGCTGCTGCTGATCTTCGCGGCGATCACCCTGGGCGGTCTCGGCACCGCCTTCGGGGCGCTGCTGGGTGCATTGATCGTCGGCATCGTCGTCGAGGTCTCCACGCTCTGGATCCCGTCCGACCTCAAGTACGCGGGAGCACTGGTCGTTCTGATCCTGATCCTGCTCGTCAGACCTCAGGGCTTGCTCGGTCGCAAAGAAAGATTGGGGTAG
- a CDS encoding branched-chain amino acid ABC transporter permease, which yields MDWGAILSNTLSYILSPVTIAYALAATGLAVHFGYAGLLNFGMAGFMALGGYGYAISVLSFGIPWWIAMIIGLLAAALFAVILGIPTLRLRSDYLAIVTIAAAEIVRLLFTTQVFDQFTNSADGLGGYHEGFRAANPFPPGQYGWGPWTFNETGLWVRVFGLLMLALAILLVWSLMRSPWGRVLKGIREDEDAVRSLGKNVFAYKMQALVVGGCIGAMGGIVYVLPSAVVPSSYTTSLTFFLWTILLLGGAATVFGPSLGAVIFWVVIALLGNLLPEMADAGILPMTAIQAGTLRYILVGVALMLLVIFRPQGILGDKREMTFVK from the coding sequence ATGGATTGGGGAGCAATTCTCTCGAACACGCTCAGCTACATCCTGAGCCCCGTCACGATCGCGTACGCGCTCGCGGCGACCGGCCTCGCGGTGCACTTCGGCTACGCCGGACTGCTCAACTTCGGTATGGCGGGCTTCATGGCCCTCGGCGGCTACGGCTACGCCATCTCGGTGCTGAGCTTCGGCATCCCGTGGTGGATCGCGATGATCATCGGGCTGCTGGCCGCGGCGCTGTTCGCCGTGATCCTCGGTATCCCGACCCTGCGACTGCGCTCGGACTACCTCGCCATCGTCACCATCGCGGCGGCTGAGATCGTGCGACTGCTGTTCACCACCCAGGTGTTCGACCAGTTCACGAACTCCGCCGACGGCCTCGGCGGCTACCACGAGGGCTTCCGGGCGGCCAACCCGTTCCCGCCCGGCCAGTACGGCTGGGGGCCATGGACGTTCAACGAGACCGGCCTCTGGGTCCGCGTCTTCGGTCTGCTCATGCTCGCCCTGGCGATTCTGCTGGTCTGGTCGCTGATGCGCAGTCCGTGGGGCCGTGTGCTCAAGGGCATCCGTGAGGACGAGGATGCCGTGCGCTCGCTCGGCAAGAACGTCTTCGCCTACAAGATGCAGGCCCTCGTCGTCGGTGGGTGCATCGGCGCGATGGGCGGCATCGTCTACGTCCTGCCTTCGGCGGTCGTCCCCTCCAGCTACACGACGTCGCTGACCTTCTTCCTGTGGACGATCCTGCTCCTCGGCGGTGCGGCCACGGTCTTCGGTCCCTCGCTCGGTGCCGTGATCTTCTGGGTCGTCATCGCGCTGCTGGGCAACCTGCTTCCGGAGATGGCGGATGCCGGCATCCTGCCGATGACCGCCATCCAGGCCGGAACGCTCCGCTACATCCTCGTCGGTGTGGCCCTCATGCTCCTGGTGATCTTCAGACCGCAGGGCATCCTCGGCGACAAGAGGGAGATGACCTTTGTCAAGTAA
- a CDS encoding ABC transporter ATP-binding protein has translation MVVDNVTRRFGGLTAVDVDHLEIPRGAITALIGPNGAGKTTLFNLLCGFDKPNTGTWSFDGKTLSGIPAFKVARMGQVRTFQLTKALSLLTVLENMKLGATGQRGEKFWTSFIPAFWRSQDTGIEDKARDLLKRFKLDAKEKDFAASLSGGQRKLLEMARALMSDPQLVMLDEPMAGVNPALTESLLDHILDLKDLGMTVLFVEHDMHMVRHIADWVVVMAEGRVVAEGPPESVMNEKAVIDAYLGSHQEVDLGVITGRFEGELGEGAEELLAEIHEVEEASIAEAEEKK, from the coding sequence ATGGTGGTCGACAACGTCACCCGCCGGTTCGGCGGTCTGACCGCCGTCGACGTCGACCATCTCGAGATCCCCCGCGGCGCCATCACTGCGCTCATCGGACCCAACGGTGCCGGCAAGACGACGCTGTTCAACCTGCTGTGCGGCTTCGACAAGCCGAACACGGGGACGTGGTCGTTCGACGGGAAGACCCTCTCGGGCATTCCGGCGTTCAAGGTCGCCCGAATGGGACAGGTGCGCACCTTCCAGCTGACGAAGGCGCTGTCGCTGCTCACGGTGCTGGAGAACATGAAGCTGGGCGCGACCGGGCAGCGCGGCGAGAAGTTCTGGACGAGCTTCATCCCCGCGTTCTGGCGCAGCCAGGACACCGGCATCGAGGACAAGGCTCGCGATCTGCTCAAGCGGTTCAAACTCGACGCCAAGGAGAAGGACTTCGCCGCATCGCTCTCGGGCGGTCAGCGCAAGCTCCTGGAGATGGCGCGCGCGCTGATGAGCGACCCGCAGCTGGTCATGCTCGACGAGCCCATGGCCGGGGTCAATCCGGCCCTGACCGAGTCGCTGCTGGACCACATCCTCGACCTCAAGGACCTCGGCATGACAGTGCTCTTCGTCGAGCACGACATGCACATGGTCCGCCACATCGCCGACTGGGTCGTTGTGATGGCGGAGGGCCGCGTGGTCGCCGAGGGCCCGCCGGAGAGTGTGATGAACGAGAAGGCCGTCATCGACGCCTACCTCGGCAGTCACCAGGAGGTCGACCTCGGTGTGATCACCGGTCGCTTCGAAGGCGAGCTGGGCGAAGGAGCCGAAGAGCTGCTCGCCGAGATCCACGAGGTCGAAGAGGCCTCGATCGCCGAGGCGGAGGAGAAGAAGTGA
- a CDS encoding ABC transporter ATP-binding protein, with protein sequence MSHAGERSVAKTDAVVVEVTDLVAGYLPGVNILNSTNLIARQGELIGIIGPNGAGKSTLLKAIFGLVKVRGGEITVNGESIVGLKADKLVQRGVAFVPQTNNVFPSLSIEENLQMGLYQNPKIYSERLEFVTGIFAELGKRLKQRAGSLSGGERQMVAMSRALMMNPSVLLLDEPSAGLSPVRQDDAFIRVSDINKAGVTTIMVEQNARRCLQICDRGYVLDQGRDAYEGSGRDLLNDPKVIGLYLGTLGADGV encoded by the coding sequence ATGAGCCATGCCGGCGAGCGGTCGGTCGCCAAGACCGATGCGGTCGTCGTCGAGGTGACCGACCTCGTGGCCGGCTACCTTCCGGGCGTCAACATCCTCAACAGCACGAACCTGATCGCCCGGCAGGGCGAGCTGATCGGCATCATCGGGCCCAACGGCGCCGGCAAGTCGACGCTGCTGAAGGCGATCTTCGGGCTCGTGAAGGTGCGCGGTGGCGAGATCACCGTCAACGGCGAGAGCATCGTCGGGCTGAAGGCCGACAAGCTCGTCCAGCGGGGCGTCGCCTTCGTGCCGCAGACGAACAACGTGTTCCCGTCGCTGTCCATCGAGGAGAACCTGCAGATGGGGCTCTACCAGAACCCCAAGATCTACAGCGAGCGCCTCGAGTTCGTCACCGGCATCTTCGCCGAGCTGGGCAAGCGCCTCAAGCAGCGCGCCGGCTCGCTTTCGGGCGGTGAGCGCCAGATGGTGGCGATGTCGCGGGCACTCATGATGAACCCGTCGGTGCTGCTGCTGGACGAGCCCTCAGCCGGCCTGTCCCCGGTCCGGCAGGACGACGCGTTCATCCGCGTCTCCGACATCAACAAGGCCGGCGTGACGACGATCATGGTCGAGCAGAACGCCCGCCGCTGCCTGCAGATCTGCGACCGCGGTTACGTCCTGGACCAGGGCCGCGACGCCTACGAGGGCTCCGGTCGCGACCTGCTGAACGACCCGAAGGTCATCGGGTTGTATCTC